A window of Cellulomonas wangleii genomic DNA:
CGGCGACGGCCGTCGAGATGATGTGGGGCGGCGACAGCGCGATCGCCGCGATGCAGTACTCCTACCTGCCGAGCTGGGTGAACTTCGTCGGGGACCGCGCGACGCCGGTCGCGGCGGGTCGTGCGCTGTTCGAGGCCGTGCACGCGCGCTGGTCGCAGCTGCCGGAGGACGACCGACCGGCGCTGTACCCGTTCGGCATCTCGCTGGGCGGCTTCGGCTCGCAGGGTGCCTTCGCGAGCCTGCAGGACGTCGCCGCACGCACGGACGGCGCGGTCTGGGCCGGCACGCCCGGCACGACCCCCCTGTGGCGTGGCCTCACGTCGGACCGGCAGGCGGGGTCGCCCGAGATCCGCCCGGTCCTCGACGAGGGCCGTACGGTCCGCTGGGGCCGGACCCTGCGCGACGTGGACGGTGCCTCGCTGGCGGACGACGGCACGGCGACGTGGGAGGACCCGCGCGTCGTGTACCTGCAGCACCCCTCCGACGGGGTGGTGTGGTGGACGCCGGACCTGCTGCTGCACGAGCCCGACTGGCTGCGCGAGCCGCGGGGGGCGGACGTCCTGCCGGAGGTGCGCTGGTTCCCCGTGGCGACGTTCTGGCGCGTGCTCATCGACCTGTTCGTCGCCGGTCAGGCACCGGCGGGGCACGGGCACACGTACGTGGGCGAGTACGCCGACGCCTGGGCGGCCGTGGCGCCGCCGCCGGGCTGGACGCCCGCGGCGACCGACGCCGTGCGCGCCGTGCTCGACGCCCCGACCGACACCTCGGTGGGGGGCCGCTGACCTGCGGCGACGGCGACCGTCCGGGCCGCCGGACGCGGGGTGTGAGAGGGTGGACCCCGAGAGGCAGCGCGATCGACCGCGCGCCCGCGTCGTGGAGTCCCCCCGGGAATCGTGCGGCGGACCCCGACTCTTCAGCCCGAGAGGCACCTTTTCCCTGTGACGACCTTCACCGACCTCGGCGTGCCCGAGGTGCTGGCCCGCGCCCTCGCCGCCCAGCAGATCACCTCCCCCTTCCCGATCCAGACGGCGACGCTGCCGGACACCCTGCGGGGCGCCGACGTGCTCGGCCGCGGCCGCACCGGGTCCGGCAAGACGCTCGCGTTCGCCCTGCCCGTCGTGGCGCGCCTCGCCGCGTCGAGCACGCAGCGCCGCGCCCGACGCCCGCGCGCCCTGGTGCTGTGCCCCACCCGTGAGCTGGCCACGCAGATCGACGCGGTCTTCGCGCCGCTCGCCGCAGCCGTCGGTCTGCGCACGGCGACGATGTTCGGCGGCGTCGCGCAGTCGCGCCAGGTCAGCGCGCTCGACCGCGGCGTCGACGTGCTGGTCGCCTGCCCGGGGCGCCTCGAGGACCTGCTGAAGCAGGGCCTGGTCACGCTCGACGGCATCGAGATCACCGTGCTCGACGAGGCGGACCACATGGCCGACCTCGGGTTCCTGCCCGTCGTGCGCCGCCTGATGGACCGCACGCCGGCGCGCGGGCAGCGCCTGCTGTTCTCCGCGACGCTGGACAACGGTGTCGGCACGCTCGTCGACCGCTACCTGACCTCCCCGGTGGAGCACGCGGTCGACCCGGCCGCGCAGACCGTCGTCGCGAGCACCCACCACGTCCTGGAGGTCGCGGACGCGGCCGCCAAGCGCGCCGTCGTCGAGACGCTCGCGGCCGGCCCCGGTCGGCGGGTGCTGTTCATGCGCACCAAGCACCACGCCAAGAAGCTGGCGCGTCAGCTGACGCTCGCGGGCATCCCCGCGGTCGACCTGCACGGCAACCTGGGCCAGGGTGCCCGCGAGCGCAACCTCGAGGCGTTCTCCTCGGGTCGCTCGCGCGTCCTGGTCGCCACGGACATCGCCGCCCGCGGCATCCACGTCGACGAGGTCGAGCTGGTCGTGCACGTCGACCCGCCGGCCGAGCACAAGGCGTACCTGCACCGCTCCGGTCGCACGGCACGCGCCGGCGCCAGCGGCACGGTGCTGACGCTGCAGCTGCCCGAGCAGCGCGCCGACGTGCGCTCCATGACCCGGGCCGCCGGCATCACCGTCACGCCCGTGGCCGTCACCCCCGGCGACGACCTCGTGCGCCGGCTCGCCGACGCACCCGGCTCGGTCCCCACCGCCAACGGCGGCACGCCCGCCCCGAGCGGTCCGGTGTCCGGCGCGGTCATGACGAGCGACCGCTCGTCCGCGTCCGGCCGCACCCGTTCCGGCGGCCAGGGGGGCTCGGGTCGCACCCAGGCCCCCGCACGTGGCCGGACCGCGGCGCGCGGTGCCGCGCCGACCGGTGGCGCCCGCCCGGCGACCCAGCCCGACGCCGGCGCACGTCGTCGCTCCGGCTCGCGCGCCGCGTCGCGTCCCGCCGGCCCCGCCACGGCCTGGACGTCCGAGTCGGGCAGCCCGGCTCGCACCGACGCGAGCGGCGAGGGTCGCGGCCGGGGCAGCGCCACGCGCGGCTCCGGTCCGGCCGCGGGCCGCGACACGGGCGCCGGTGACGCGAGCGGTGCCCCGCACCGACGCCGCCGGGGCGGCCGCGGACGCGGGCGCGCCGGTGCGCCCACGGGCGCACCCACGGCCTGACCTGCATCGTCCCGACGGGCCTGCGGGCCGGTCGACCACCTCGGTCGGCCGGCTCGTGGGCCCGTCGTCGTCGCACCGCCCGACTCGTCGGGATTGCGTTTTCCGACGCATCTGTGCCACGCTCGTCCCCGTCGACGGGAAACCGGTTTCTCGGACGTCGACCCGGAGACGAAGGAGTCCCCCATGCGTGCCGTCCGGCCCTCGCACGACGCCCGCCGCGCGCCCCGCCGGCGGGCTGCGGCCCTCGTCGCCCTCGTGACCGTGCTGGTCGGCGCCCCGGCTGCCGCGGCCGCCACCGACGGCGGCGCCCCGGGTGCCGCGGCCCGCGACCTCGGCCGCGAGACCCTCGCCCCCGGCGACGGGTGGGCCTCGTGGTCGGGCGTCTCGCGTCCCGACGGCCGCGAGGTCCGGGCGACCGGCACCACGGGCGGCGCCGCCGCGTCCGCGGCGCAGGTGTACGTCGTCGACTCGTGGACGCAGCTGCGCGACGCGCTCGGCGGGCGCCCGGGCTCGACCGGGACCACGGCGCGCACCGTCACCGAGCCCCGCATCGTGTACGTCCGCGGCACGATCGACGCGTTCGCCCGGCCCGACGGGTCCCGGGCCACGTGCGACGACCTCGCCCGCCAGGCCACCGTCGCCGGGACCGGGTCCCCCTTCTCGATGGCCGACTACATCGC
This region includes:
- a CDS encoding DEAD/DEAH box helicase, coding for MTTFTDLGVPEVLARALAAQQITSPFPIQTATLPDTLRGADVLGRGRTGSGKTLAFALPVVARLAASSTQRRARRPRALVLCPTRELATQIDAVFAPLAAAVGLRTATMFGGVAQSRQVSALDRGVDVLVACPGRLEDLLKQGLVTLDGIEITVLDEADHMADLGFLPVVRRLMDRTPARGQRLLFSATLDNGVGTLVDRYLTSPVEHAVDPAAQTVVASTHHVLEVADAAAKRAVVETLAAGPGRRVLFMRTKHHAKKLARQLTLAGIPAVDLHGNLGQGARERNLEAFSSGRSRVLVATDIAARGIHVDEVELVVHVDPPAEHKAYLHRSGRTARAGASGTVLTLQLPEQRADVRSMTRAAGITVTPVAVTPGDDLVRRLADAPGSVPTANGGTPAPSGPVSGAVMTSDRSSASGRTRSGGQGGSGRTQAPARGRTAARGAAPTGGARPATQPDAGARRRSGSRAASRPAGPATAWTSESGSPARTDASGEGRGRGSATRGSGPAAGRDTGAGDASGAPHRRRRGGRGRGRAGAPTGAPTA